In Odocoileus virginianus isolate 20LAN1187 ecotype Illinois chromosome 23, Ovbor_1.2, whole genome shotgun sequence, one DNA window encodes the following:
- the PDGFB gene encoding platelet-derived growth factor subunit B isoform X2, with translation MNRCWALFLSLCCYLRLVSAEGDPIPEELYEMLTDHSIRSFDDLQRLLHGDSVDEDGAELDLNLTRSHSGGEFESLSRGRRSLGSPTVAAELAMMAECKTRTEVFEISRRLIDRTNANFLVWPPCVEVQRCSGCCNNRNVQCRPTQVQDRKVQVKKIEIVRKKKIFKKATVTLVDHLECRCETVVARAVTRTPGSSQEQRARTPQTRVTIRTVRVRRPPKGKHRKFKHTHEKTARKETLGA, from the exons ATGAATCGCTGCTGGGcactcttcctgtctctctgctgCTACCTGCGTCTGGTCAGCGCCGAG GGAGACCCCATTCCCGAGGAGCTCTACGAGATGCTGACTGACCACTCCATCCGTTCCTTCGATGACCTCCAGCGCCTGCTGCACGGAGACTCCGTAG ATGAAGACGGGGCTGAATTGGACCTGAATTTGACCCGGTCCCATTCTGGAGGCGAGTTCGAGAGCTTATCCCGTGGGAGAAGGAGCCTAG GTTCCCCGACGGTTGCAGCAGAGCTAGCCATGATGGCGGAGTGCAAGACGCGCACGGAGGTGTTTGAGATCTCGCGGCGCCTCATAGACCGCACCAATGCTAACTTCCTGGTGTGGCCGCCCTGCGTGGAGGTGCAGCGCTGCTCTGGCTGCTGCAACAACCGCAACGTGCAGTGCCGCCCCACACAGGTGCAGGATCGGAAGGTGCAG GTGAAAAAGATTGAGATCGTGCGGAAGAAGAAAATCTTTAAGAAGGCCACAGTGACCTTGGTGGACCACCTGGAGTGCAGGTGTGAGACGGTGGTGGCTCGAGCTGTGACCCGAACCCCGGGGAGTTCCCAGGAGCAGCGAG CTAGGACGCCCCAAACTCGGGTGACCATTCGGACGGTGCGAGTCCGCCGGCCCCCCAAGGGGAAGCACCGGAAGTTCAAGCACACGCATGAAAAGACGGCGCGGAAGGAGACCCTCGGAGCCTAG
- the PDGFB gene encoding platelet-derived growth factor subunit B isoform X1 gives MNRCWALFLSLCCYLRLVSAEGDPIPEELYEMLTDHSIRSFDDLQRLLHGDSVDEDGAELDLNLTRSHSGGEFESLSRGRRSLGSPTVAAELAMMAECKTRTEVFEISRRLIDRTNANFLVWPPCVEVQRCSGCCNNRNVQCRPTQVQDRKVQVKKIEIVRKKKIFKKATVTLVDHLECRCETVVARAVTRTPGSSQEQRAARTPQTRVTIRTVRVRRPPKGKHRKFKHTHEKTARKETLGA, from the exons ATGAATCGCTGCTGGGcactcttcctgtctctctgctgCTACCTGCGTCTGGTCAGCGCCGAG GGAGACCCCATTCCCGAGGAGCTCTACGAGATGCTGACTGACCACTCCATCCGTTCCTTCGATGACCTCCAGCGCCTGCTGCACGGAGACTCCGTAG ATGAAGACGGGGCTGAATTGGACCTGAATTTGACCCGGTCCCATTCTGGAGGCGAGTTCGAGAGCTTATCCCGTGGGAGAAGGAGCCTAG GTTCCCCGACGGTTGCAGCAGAGCTAGCCATGATGGCGGAGTGCAAGACGCGCACGGAGGTGTTTGAGATCTCGCGGCGCCTCATAGACCGCACCAATGCTAACTTCCTGGTGTGGCCGCCCTGCGTGGAGGTGCAGCGCTGCTCTGGCTGCTGCAACAACCGCAACGTGCAGTGCCGCCCCACACAGGTGCAGGATCGGAAGGTGCAG GTGAAAAAGATTGAGATCGTGCGGAAGAAGAAAATCTTTAAGAAGGCCACAGTGACCTTGGTGGACCACCTGGAGTGCAGGTGTGAGACGGTGGTGGCTCGAGCTGTGACCCGAACCCCGGGGAGTTCCCAGGAGCAGCGAG CAGCTAGGACGCCCCAAACTCGGGTGACCATTCGGACGGTGCGAGTCCGCCGGCCCCCCAAGGGGAAGCACCGGAAGTTCAAGCACACGCATGAAAAGACGGCGCGGAAGGAGACCCTCGGAGCCTAG